GGAGAGAGCTTCTAAGTCCTATCAGTCTTTCCACAGTCCACCTAAGAAAGTTAAAGGAGTTTTCCAGTTGGACAAATTTCAACTCCAAAGTTTTCGATTAAGATACCACAAAGCTAACTTTTATGGCAGTTAATCACTTATATTTTGGTATAGGCCAGAGGTTGAGAGAAATAAATTCAGGATCTTATCTcctatcttttttcttttgttataacaGATTGAGCCATACAATctgtttttgtatcttaagGTAAGATTTGGCCTCCCTCTTTTGCAATTCTACGATATAATATACTCTCTCAAGTTCTCACTTgagtaattttctttttttaaaaatagaacttAAATTGCAGAGGTTAGACCTACTAAATAACTGACACTTTAATGACATTAGAACATCCCCAAGCTGCTCAAAGAGCAACTTTatgatcataaaataaagttgtaTAGGATTTTATCAGGTTTGCAGGGAGAGATAACACATTAATTGGAGCATTAAAAGAATTTGATTTGAACAGTATTAGTCATGGAAATTATATACTAAACTCTATTCAGGTGATCTAAACTCCAAGTGTCAAGTTCATATTATTGTTAGCCGTTAAGTAGGGGCGGTTCAATCACATTAAAGGCCTaaatcaaaaattgaataaatgtcttaaatttttaaaaataaattaatatatttttttacgaATTTTGTTCTTTTAGCTTTTTGAGATgcataattatttaatatatttataattgattttttttaataaaaggttgcaatcaaataatttaatctttaattcaaaaatgtcaaatttcttctaataattctctcttttatatttgaaaaaaataatctttgtTATAATAGTGCTTActcaatgtttttttttctaaaaacacCTATAATCtatttttactaaaaaaaaaaaatgagccCTTCAAATTTGAAAGCGAAAGTCACTTGCCGTTAATCAATGGGGAAGTATCATATTATGAAAGTTGTTGGGATATAATCACTCCCTTTTTCCATAGACAATGGTCCATATATCTTTCATCTCACGGAAAGATATCTTaagatataatttattttcttcaaatattTACTGTATCGAGATATTTTATAATCTTCAGAATAATTacatttaaaaatacaaaaaataataaaaaaattatacttttgttgtgaacttctaaaacaaaatataaattgaaataataatttataaaaactaGGATAATAATTTAAGAGGAATGAAATAATAGGAAACATGAATGTCATTTTCAATGGTGTGCAGTGAGATCGTGCAGGCCACAAGCTTAAAAAATTATCCAGGGACCATAGCCCGTCTCTTCAGTTCCTGAAAGCATACATTCGATTATATACACTTGTCGTTCCTTAACAAAATTAACTAATACTGTTTCACTTATATAATTTGGCGAAATCATTGGTGGTCATCTAAAGTtgcatcaactttcacttatacACCTAAATCATGAGaagttcattttagacaccttaaGTAAGGATCacatgtgtcattttgacattttttacaCAGTTGGCACCTCGCGTGTTTTCCACCTATCTAAGGCGCGTAAAAgctgttttttcttttaaatttttttttttttttggttcttcttcttcttcatttttttgttgttgttcttcttcttcactgcATAAGTTAAATCCTTGTTGAaaggaaaaagggaaaaaagcACACCTCAGGCTCAGTGAGGTCCTGAAATTCAGGTGGGACATGAATGGAAAAACCGTCGGGTTGGGTGGTGTTGGAAGACCACTAATAAAGTGTGGGGTGAGAGTTAATTAGTGAgtaattttagatttgtattaaATCTTGCCAGAAAAAATAGAGGCTCGTCGGATTTTTTGAtccaatttaatttatatttttgtttgtcattatagttctatatttttctctttagaTGATATGAATAGCACTGGGTGGATgttgaaggagaagaagatctgGTGGGGAGGGATTGGGGctggggtgggtggggttggagaagatgatgGTGGAGTGGGTGgggttaatagttgttaatttttatttttttttgaattaaaaaaatgtcaCGTGTCATTaaattattggtcatttttctattcaaaagtcattatttgataatatatatatatatatgtcacgtgtctttatttaattcgcTGTTTTTGACTTATCAgacgagtgtattacacacatttaatatattttggtaattgtcaaaaaagtgtcaagatGACACATTCGACTTTTACTTGAGATGTCTAAAATAAACATCTCCTAGTTTAAGTGGAAGTTAATGCCAATTTTAAAGTGTCATCGATCGATTTCGCCGTATAATTTTGACAAGGAAAACCATAGCCATTCATTCACTTTTATGGTATtgatttttatcaataaaaaagaaagaattacaaaaaaattaattctatAGCAACTGtataatcaatttatttttttaaaaacagaATGTTGTCTAATAGAGTGTGTACTGCATAGAATAATAGTGTGTGTACtacacaattttatttatttgtagtATAGTACCACAATGAAATGAAATAGCACTCACCTCACTATATGTCGCCACGTTGAAAAAAATCTGTGAAATTAAAGGGCAAAAACTAGCAGAGTCTAGAGAAGTCCATTATTTCTCCAAATTTGAGTAACAATGGCGACTACTACTAACTCACTGTCACTCACCTCTGCTTTTCTTCCTCGTCAAGGTCCATTTTCTGTTTGTTTCTTCCTTAATTTCTCTATGTTAGacacttttttgaaaaaaataaaaaatgatttatttgatgcAGGATTTCATCATCATCAGACGGTACAATTGAGAACCCAaaaggtaattcttattttgttaTACGAATAATGATAAGGTTTTTTGTGAAATTAACAgcaattaatatttttgttggCAGAAGCAGTTTGCAAGGAATGCTCGTTCGGCAACAATAACAGCTAAATTTGAACTCCAATCTCCTCCTTATCCAACggtaaatttgaatttatgggagtatatatatagttaaCCACAATCAGACATCTGAGCTCAgattttattgagtttatggATTCTATATCAACTTTTGGGATTTAAGATCCCAGATGATTTTGGTTTattacttattattattttgggcAGGTTGTCATGGAAGTGATTTTCCTTTTAAGACTAAGATGAATATTTATATCACTTATTGCTTACAGAAAGTCATGTTGTGACTGGCTTCTTTTTTGGATTCATATTTTACCCTTTGGAAAGTTTATCCTTGTGCAACTAATTCTTTGGCTTGAAACAAGCATGTCATAGctgataaataataaaaagatggCAATGGTTTTGGAATTTATTTATAATGTAAAATTCCCCTTCCTCCTCCTTATGTCAGTTTCTCTGTTAATTTCAGTGTTTCTTCTCATGTGCTTATACATTTGACCTTTGAATATGTTATAGGATGCTTTGGAGCCTCATATGAGTAGTAGAACATTTGAATTCCACTGGGGAAAGCATCACAGGGCATATGTCGACAACTTAAACAAGCAAATAGATGGAACAGAACTAGATGGAAAGACACTAGAACACATAATACTCGTTACCTATAACAAAGGTTCTCCCCTTCCAGCATTCAACAATGCTGCTCAGGTAAactaacacttctctcttgcgGTTCGTGGCGGAACCACATAAATTGTTAGATTAGTTGAACACCCTTTGTTGGAATAGTGTACTtcttatacatacatatatataatgtcCTCGCCACCGCCTGCCCCTCTTTTGACCATGTGAGAGGCTTCCCAAGTGGTTTACTTGCTCAGGAAAGAGAGTTTGGCTATATACAATCAAGTCTCTTATCAACGAACTTCTGATCTGTTTGGAATGGCCAAAAAATGAGATTCTTTACaagaatataatattttatttcttaattatcCAAGATTTTTTTTACGGAAAGTTAATATTTGATTGTTGTATTTGTTTGTAATACAAGTTTTAAAGTTATCTCAGTAAAGCATTGACTGTAACAACTCAGTCTGTTAGGTTGGTTCAATGGTTTATGCGCTTTTAGCTATTTTCCCATGTAATAAACTTTCACATTACAGGCCTGGAATCATCAGTTCTTCTGGGAATCTATGAAACCCAACGGAGGAGGAGAGCCATCTGGTGAATTATTAGAACTAATCAACAGAGACTTTGGTTCCTATGATACATTTGTTAAAGAATTTAAGGCAGCTGCAGCAACACAATTTGGCTCCGGTTGGGCCTGGCTTGCATGTGAGAAATTCTTTGCCTTTTATCTGCTATATCCATGTGTTCGTTCAACCCTTTTGTTATAATTTGAGCCAAATGGCTGAAAAGTGATTCATCTGTTACTTCGTAGACAAACCTGAAGACAAAAAGCTTGCTCTGGTGAAAACTCCTAATGCTGAAAATCCTCTTGTTTTGGGTTACACAGTGAGTAAAACGCATGCTTCTCTATTTCTTTTGTTCATTGGGATTTTATCTTACATAGCATAGCAGTTTATACCATAGAAGAAATCTCACAACTGTGGTTTTTGTTGCAGCCGCTGCTCACCATAGATGTTTGGGAGGTAAGCAGAACACACTCACTTGTCATAAATATGCCTGAATTTGTTTTGTTTGTTCTTTTTAACTCTCCCCCACTGGGAGGGGGATGGTTGAAATGATTTAGGAAGCCAAGTCTTATTCTTTTACTTTTGTTTTTGAAACTGCAGCATGCCTACTATCTGGACTTTCAGGTAAGCCTAGCCTGATGAAACTACTTAAATACTTTCTTTGATGTTCAATGTTTGCTCGAGACATATTCGAACTCTCTTAATGGTAGCACTACCATCTTTTGCTTGTAGAATCGGCGACCTGACTACATATCTATCTTTATGGAGAAGCTTGTGTCATGGGAAGCAGTCAGTTCTAGGCTTAAAGCAGCAACAGCTTGAGCTGCTTAGCAGGAAAACAGGAAAGGATGAAGAGGCAAATCTAGGAGGCACTGAAGGGAGAAA
This Solanum dulcamara chromosome 8, daSolDulc1.2, whole genome shotgun sequence DNA region includes the following protein-coding sequences:
- the LOC129899041 gene encoding superoxide dismutase [Fe], chloroplastic isoform X2; this translates as MATTTNSLSLTSAFLPRQGFHHHQTVQLRTQKFARNARSATITAKFELQSPPYPTDALEPHMSSRTFEFHWGKHHRAYVDNLNKQIDGTELDGKTLEHIILVTYNKGSPLPAFNNAAQAWNHQFFWESMKPNGGGEPSGELLELINRDFGSYDTFVKEFKAAAATQFGSGWAWLAYKPEDKKLALVKTPNAENPLVLGYTPLLTIDVWEHAYYLDFQNRRPDYISIFMEKLVSWEAVSSRLKAATA
- the LOC129899041 gene encoding superoxide dismutase [Fe], chloroplastic isoform X1, which gives rise to MATTTNSLSLTSAFLPRQGFHHHQTVQLRTQKKQFARNARSATITAKFELQSPPYPTDALEPHMSSRTFEFHWGKHHRAYVDNLNKQIDGTELDGKTLEHIILVTYNKGSPLPAFNNAAQAWNHQFFWESMKPNGGGEPSGELLELINRDFGSYDTFVKEFKAAAATQFGSGWAWLAYKPEDKKLALVKTPNAENPLVLGYTPLLTIDVWEHAYYLDFQNRRPDYISIFMEKLVSWEAVSSRLKAATA